From Heterodontus francisci isolate sHetFra1 chromosome 9, sHetFra1.hap1, whole genome shotgun sequence, the proteins below share one genomic window:
- the LOC137373399 gene encoding EEF1A lysine methyltransferase 3-like: MQAQQEKKEDISKLESRYQFCGHPLKITRDFSSNLGISAIIWEAGLVLCRYFEQEKISFSGKKVIELGSGTGIVGILAILLGGDVTLTDQPIVLNQIQFNITNNIPASIQQRSTISALCWGENQDQFPTDYDFILGSDIVYSTRDFPALIKTLQHLSNQHTVIYICSKMRESMGAIDFHEKLLPQHFNSEVVHRTANKEINVYKVTKKDANAVDKPLM; this comes from the exons ATGCAAGCACAGCAGGAAAAGAAGGAGGACATTTCCAAACTAGAAAGTCGCTATCAGTTTTGCGGGCACCCTTTGAAGATCACTCGGGATTTCAGCAGTAACCTTGGGATATCAGCAATAATCTGGGAAGCT GGCCTTGTTCTGTGCCGGTACTTTGAGCAAGAAAAGATCAGTTTTTCTGGGAAGAAGGTGATTGAATTGGGATCGGGCACTGGGATTGTGGGGATTCTTGCCATCCTGCTAG GTGGAGATGTCACCTTGACAGACCAACCGATCGTTCTGAATCAAATACAGTTCAACATCACCAACAACATCCCCGCTTCCATTCAGCAGCGCTCAACAATCTCTGCTCTCTGTTGGGGTGAGAACCAGGATCAGTTTCCGACAGACTACGACTTCATCTTGGGTTCGGATATTGTCTACAGTACCCGTGACTTCCCCGCTCTGATAAAGACCCTGCAGCATCTCAGCAACCAACACACTGTCATTTACATCTGTTCCAAGATGCGTGAGAGCATGGGAGCCATTGATTTCCACGAGAAGCTCCTCCCGCAGCATTTTAACTCGGAAGTTGTTCACAGAACTGCAAATAAAGAAATCAATGTGTACAAGGTGACCAAAAAAGACGCCAATGCCGTGGATAAGCCGCTGATGTAG